CTAGCGTAACCCAACAGAATAAAGGCTAGAGTTGGGTTCCACGTTGTTTCACCCAACCTACTAGAAAAGATATGTCAGTCAACCAGCATGGGTAATCTTTATTGCACACTTCTGGCAGTGTACTCTTTTATTGAATTCCTTCAATGCTTACACCTAGGAATCACAATAGATTTGTCGTTTGGATGCGTTGATGGTGTGGGATGCTGTGAGATACTGGCGAGCATACCGCTCATCTAATTTGGATAACGGACGTAGGAATAGGCTTTACTGAAGGCTGGATTGGCGACTTTGCGCGCCCAGGAGAGTGAGTGATCCCAGCCATGAAGAAACGACTGCACCCAAGCCAGCCCAGTACTTATGTTCGCCACCTAGAAACTCCTAAGATTTACCCTCGAAGGTCATAGAATTAAATGATTAAGCAAATATTAACTGTTGTTCGCTTGTGAGGTTCCTACATTCATGGTTGCCATGACAAACATGCCTGCATTCTGTGACGGGATTGCCTATTTTGCAGACTCTCAGCCTGATTTTGACGTCTGGACGAAATCGCCTGCCATTGCAGAGGGGGCATCGGCGATCGCCTCCTCTCAAGATCCCGTTGCTGTTTACCAAACGCTGCTGGCTGCGGATGCATTGCGTTACCTCACTCTCCAGATTACGGCAACCAAAGAATCTGGACACCCCGGCGGCTTTGCTAGCGTTGCGGATGTGATCGCCGCCCTGTTCATGCTGGGACATAAGAACATCCTGACTGAAGTTGGGCATCATGCCCCTGGCTTTTATAGCAATGTATTTTTGGATGGTTCCCTAGAAGCGATGGGAATCAAGACTGTTAAGGAGTTGGGCGATCGCTTCCGGGAAACCCACGGTTTATTAGGACACCTCTCGGGTCAGATTCCAGGGCTTCTCAATCCGGCAGGCCCCCTCGGTCAGGGACAGCATTTTGCGATGGCAGGTGCAAAGCTGCACCCAAACACCCTTTTCCCCGTCACGATTGGGGATGGCGGCCTGGGCGAACCCTACATTATGAGCAGTTTTGCCCACTTTAATACGGCCTATCCGTCCGTAACCAACTTCTTGCCGATCCTGGTCTGGAATGGCTACAGCCAAGAACACCACAGCATGGTGTCCACCAAAACCAACGAAGAAATGGTGGCCTATTGGCAGGGCAACGGTTTTGAAAACGTCATCCTCGTCAACGCGAAAGATTACGACGATGCCAATCAGCCCGGAGAGTATGTAGACAGCACCCAGTTTTCCATCAAACAGCGGTTGGCCTTTACGCAAGCCATTCTAGAAGCAACGGATCTGGCGGCGAAGTCGGCTCTGGAGGGTGTGCTTACGGTTCTGATTGTGAAGCAGTTGAAAGGCGCGGGTGTCCACAAGCGAGGTGCCCAATCCCACAACCTGTATCCGGGCGACTCCCTGGAGCGAGACTACATTGTATCTGCACTGCGATCGCGCGCCCTGTCACCCCAGGCATGGCAAATTGTTCGCACCAATTATGAGCGAGCCGGAGGGGGAGCTGCCGCGAAAACGGTGGTCACGGAGTTTGAATACCCCTTACCCGATTTAGGGACACTACCCCTGGAGGAATTTCCAGTGGGGGGTGAGAAGAAAGTTGCGACAACGGCGATGGGGGCGATCGTGGCCTATGTCGGTCAGCAGGATCCGAATTTCCTGATAACGAATGCGGATGGTAACGCGGCTTCCGGAATTAACAATATCAATGTGGCGCTGAAAATTATTCACCCCACCCCTGACGAAACCTATTTTCAGCAACCCCAGGGTCAGGTGTATGAACCCTTGAGTGAGGATGCCTGTGCCGGACTTGCCGCTGCATTGGCACTCTTTGGAACGCGCACCCTCTGGTGTTCCTACGAATCCTTTGCTGTGAACGGTGTACCCATCTGGCAAACGGTTGTTCAAGCGATGGCAGAACTGCGCCGTCCGACCCCGTCTACGATTACCCTATTCACTGCAGGTGCTTTGGAGCAGGGACGCAACGGCTGGACCCACCAACGCCCTGAAATTGAAAACTACTTTGCGGCGATGATGCGGAACGGCAACGTTTTCCCACTATTTCCCTGTGATGCCAACAGTATTCAAGCCTGTTACGCATGGGCACTCGGCACGAAAAATAAGGGCATTACGATTACGGCGAGTAAGTCTCCGCTGCCGATCTATACCACCTTTGACCAAACCCGTGAGGCGTTAGAGAAAGGGGGAGTGGTGTTGCAGGAACTTCCTGGGTCGCGCACGGTGGTCTTTGCGGTGATTGGGGATATGACGCTGCTGCCCGTGTTTGAAGCGGCAAAACAGCTTCAGGACATGGGGATAGGCTCTAAGATTGTGTCTATTATTAATCCGCGACGGTTGTATCGTTCGAGTGATGTGGCTTGGGACATGAGCGCTCAGCCCGATGATGGGTTCTTGAGTGATGCAGAGTTCGATGCTCTCTTTGCGGGAGATGTTGTGCTGGGGGTTACTGGTGGTACGAGTGCCATGCTGGAACCTGTGATGTTGCGCAGTACGGTTAAGCGGGATGTGTTTGCCTGGAAGCGGGGAGAGACAACGGCCAGTGCTGCTCAGATTATGGCGATTAACGGAATCACGGCTGAGAACTTTGTAAACCGTGCCCAAGACCTGTTGGCGTAGCTTCTTGAATCCATGATGGGGTACGGGCAGGCTTAGGCGGCAGTGTCTAATGCTTGTCCGGGTGTAGTCGCAAAACCTGCCCCTACGACCTTGAATACCTTAGAGCGATCGCCCACTCAAAACACACAGACATAGTAAAAAGCACCTCGTACTGAGGTGCTTTTCTATCTGCCCTGAAAGAAGAGAACGAACTAGCTGAATGCTACAGAGCTACGATCATAGGTTGTGCGGAAGGAAGGATGAACCTCACCTTGGACGCGACCCCAATAGCGAGATGCTTCGGATACATCAACGCCAACTTCTGCATCTAAACGGGTCAACATTGCTTGCTGACGACGCTTGATGGAGCGATCGTGCTTCATCATCAATGCCCGGGCACGCTCAGCAACGGACAATGCAGGCACTTTTGCGGGTTCTGCTGCTGGAACTGGAACGGTTTCAGTTTGAGGTGCAGGTTCAAATACGGTTTGCGTGGGTTGATATGCTACACCGCGATATTTCAGATCTAGATTGGTGTTGAGCACCAATGCTTTCTTAGGATTACGGAATCGAACGTCTAATCCGCGATATTTACCAACAGTTTCGCTTTCGCTCGTTTCAACGTTGACAGGATTGTAGTCGTAGGAAATGCCGCGATAAGTAAGTTTCATAATTCGCCTCCAACTGGTTGCGTAGATGGTGTAAGAGGCGCGTTCCTTCGGGATATGCTCCCTACTTCCGTCTTCCTCAACCTGATTGCGACCGTTATAAAACTTTATCGCCTAGCACCTGA
This genomic stretch from Synechococcales cyanobacterium T60_A2020_003 harbors:
- a CDS encoding DUF4278 domain-containing protein, with the translated sequence MKLTYRGISYDYNPVNVETSESETVGKYRGLDVRFRNPKKALVLNTNLDLKYRGVAYQPTQTVFEPAPQTETVPVPAAEPAKVPALSVAERARALMMKHDRSIKRRQQAMLTRLDAEVGVDVSEASRYWGRVQGEVHPSFRTTYDRSSVAFS
- a CDS encoding phosphoketolase, which gives rise to MVAMTNMPAFCDGIAYFADSQPDFDVWTKSPAIAEGASAIASSQDPVAVYQTLLAADALRYLTLQITATKESGHPGGFASVADVIAALFMLGHKNILTEVGHHAPGFYSNVFLDGSLEAMGIKTVKELGDRFRETHGLLGHLSGQIPGLLNPAGPLGQGQHFAMAGAKLHPNTLFPVTIGDGGLGEPYIMSSFAHFNTAYPSVTNFLPILVWNGYSQEHHSMVSTKTNEEMVAYWQGNGFENVILVNAKDYDDANQPGEYVDSTQFSIKQRLAFTQAILEATDLAAKSALEGVLTVLIVKQLKGAGVHKRGAQSHNLYPGDSLERDYIVSALRSRALSPQAWQIVRTNYERAGGGAAAKTVVTEFEYPLPDLGTLPLEEFPVGGEKKVATTAMGAIVAYVGQQDPNFLITNADGNAASGINNINVALKIIHPTPDETYFQQPQGQVYEPLSEDACAGLAAALALFGTRTLWCSYESFAVNGVPIWQTVVQAMAELRRPTPSTITLFTAGALEQGRNGWTHQRPEIENYFAAMMRNGNVFPLFPCDANSIQACYAWALGTKNKGITITASKSPLPIYTTFDQTREALEKGGVVLQELPGSRTVVFAVIGDMTLLPVFEAAKQLQDMGIGSKIVSIINPRRLYRSSDVAWDMSAQPDDGFLSDAEFDALFAGDVVLGVTGGTSAMLEPVMLRSTVKRDVFAWKRGETTASAAQIMAINGITAENFVNRAQDLLA